The window ACGAGGGTGCCGTCCTGCAGCACGGCCGGGTCGGCGCTGAAGAGCGAGAAGACCTGATCGCGGAACACGAAGACGAGCGTCGAGAAGACGATGGTGATGCCCACGATCGACAGGGCGGCACCGGTGATCGCCCGACGCAGCCGTACGGAATTGCGTGCGCCGAAGGAGTAGGCCAGCAGCGGTATGACGCCCACGAACACGCCCATGCACATCATCTCGGGAAGTTGCGAGATCCGAAGGGCGACACCCATCGATGCCAGCAGTGCCGCACCGTAGCCGATGGCGATCCAGTTCATGACGAGCGTGGTCACAATGAGGAACGACGACTGCAGAAGCTCGGACACCCCGATGCCGAACACCGTCTTCAACATCTCGCGGTCCGCCCGAAACCAGCGTGGTGCGAGCGAGACGACCTCGCTGCGGCGAGCCAGCCACCAGATGTAGTAGCCGACCATGACCACGTTCGACAAGCCCAGTGCGATACCGGCGCCGAGCACGCCCCAGCCCAGCACGAGGATGAACAGCACATCAAAGACGAGATTCGCGACGGTCGAGGCGATCAGGCCGGTCATCGAGGCGACCGCGGCGCCCTCGGCACGCACGATCTGCTCGAGCGAGAAACAGGCCACCAGAATCGGCGCGAACGCGAACATGGCGCCGATGTACACCGCGGTCGGTGCCAGGGAGTCGCCCGTCGCGCCGACAGCGGCGGCTATCGGGGTGGCGAAGACGACACCGGCGATGCCGATCACGACTCCGGCGGCGAGGGAGGCCCACAGCGTGAACGACGAGACGTTCTTGATGCGGGATGCCGCGGCTGCGGCACTCTCGTCCGGCGAGCCCGAGCGGGTCGAGGCATCCACCCCTTCCTGGTCAGCCGATCCGAGCAGGCGGGAGATGTAGGTGCCTCCGCCCACGCCGAACACGCCGCCGACGGCCATGATGAGGGCGAAGACCGGCAGTGAGAAGGTCAGGGCGGCCAGCATCGGGGTCGAGTGCAGGGCGCCGATGAAGCCGGAGTTGATGATGTTGTAGACGGCGCCGACCGACATGCCGGCGATCATCGGGATGCAGAGGTGGATGAGTGCGCGCCAGATGGGGGCGGATGCGAGTTGGAAACGGTTGCTCGAAGACATGGTGATACCTCCGTTACGGGAACGGCTTTCGAAAGAAGAGAGGAGAAAGAGGAGAGCGGGTGTCAGCGACGTTCTCTGTCGCGGCCGCGTCGGGGCGCGGGCGGCGATGTGGGCACGCCGGAGTCGTGGATGAGGCGCTCGAGCAGCGCGAGCAGTTGATCCTGCTCGTCGATGCTGAGTGCGGAGAAGAGGCGCTCCTGTGCCGAGCGCATTTGTTCGTCGAAACCCTCGATGAGGCGTGAGCCCTCGGGGGTGATGTTCAGGAGTTTGACGCGCGAGTCGTCGGGTGACGGCGTCCGCGTGATGTAGCCGCGATCTTCCAGCCCTTGCAAGAGGCCGGCGACAGCGGCCGGGGTCGTTCCGGACACCTCGGAGAGCTCGCGGGCGATCACTCCGCGGTGTTGGTGCTCTTCGATGTAGCCGAGCGTGAACCCTTGCTGTCGTGTCAACCCGCTCTCACGTACCCAGTCGTCGGCAGCGCCCCGCTGGGCGAAACCGAGCGTGCGGATGGCAACGGTGAGGCGTTCGGCATGACTTGTCATAGTTAAGAAGCTAATAGTTAAGACCTTAACTGTCAAGTCGCATGCAGGTATCCAGTGTGCAAGATGGGGGGATGACTTCGATCCCGACAGTGACCCTGAACGACGGCACCTGGTTTCCGCAGCTGGGGCTGGGCACGTACAACCTGACCGGAGATGAGGGGGTGGACGCTGTCGCCGGCGCGATCGCGACCGGCTACCGTCTGCTCGATACAGCGGTGAACTACAAGAACGAGTCCGAGGTCGGCCAGGCCGTGCGAGCCAGCGGTGTCGATCGCGAGGAGCTGCTGGTGGCCACGAAGTTGCCCGGCCGCGACCACGGCTACGACGAGACCATCGCCAGCGCCCGCGGCTCGCTCGACCGGCTGGGACTGGAGCGCATCGATCTCTATCTCATCCACTGGCCGAACCCGAGCGTGGACAAGTACCTGGATTCGTGGCGGGCGATGATCCGGCTGCGCGATGAGGGGCTTGTCCGTTCGATCGGCGTCTCGAACTTCACCGAGGCGATGCTCACGCGCCTCATCGACGAGACCGGTGTGACTCCGGCGGTGAATCAGGTTGAGCTGCACCCGTATTTTCCGCAGGTGGCGCTGCGTGCCTTCCACGCCGAGCGCGGCATCCGCACCGAGAGCTGGAGCCCGCTCGCGCGGCGCAGCGAGCTGCTCGACGAGCAGATAGTGAAGGATGTCGCAGCCGCGCACGGCGTCACCGAGACGCAGGCAGTGCTGCGCTGGCATGTGCAGTTGGCCTCGACGCCGATTCCGAAGTCGGCGCACGCCGGCCGGCAGCGCGAGAACGCCGATGTGTTCGGATTCACCCTCGCTGACGACGAGGTCGCTGCTTTGTCGGGCCTTGAGCGCGGCCGACTGTGGGACGGCGACCCCGAGACGCACGAAGAGATGTAGGAGCTGCGCGGGGTCGCGTATCGCGGCGCGCGGGCGCGGCCCGACAGATCCGCGGGGTGCTACAGCCGCGCCCCGTCGTCATCGTCGTCGTGCAGGCCGGGGGAGCGCCCGCGCTGCGACTCGTAGGCGATGAGCCACCCGATCGAGACGAGCGCTGCCAGAAGCAGGCCGAGCCAGATGCTGCCCAAGACGAGGCCGACGAGCGCGCCGACGGCCAGCAGCAGCGCGGTGCCCAGCAGCCACTGCACGCGCCCGCGGGGCCATCCGGATCCTGCCATGCCTCCAGCGTAGGCGGTTGTCACCCGGACGACGTCAGACGATCGAGTGCCCGCTGCAGGCGCGCGTCGAACGACTGCGGTGACGGCGCGGTCATCAGCGGGTGCAGGATCGAATACCTGTCGGCACGGGTGAGCGCGTCGAACGCGGCACGGGCGCCCGGTGCGGCCTCGAGCGCGCGCAGCAGTGCTGCGGGCGGCTCGGCTGCCGCCGACCCTGCGTAGGCGCGTTCCCATCGCCCGTCTGTCTGCGCGCGGTCGACCTCGCTCTGCCCGCGGGCGCGCATGCGCCCTTCTTCGGTCAGGCGAGCGATGTGCTCGACATTGCGCGCCGACCACATCGAGCGAGCCCGCCGCGGCGTGAACTTCTGCAGGAATGTCGCGGCATCGCGGCTGCGCTTGGGACCGTCGATCCAGCCGCTGCACAACGCCTCGTCGAGCGCCTGGGCGTAGCTCAGCGTCGTCGGGCTCGTCGTGCCCTTCTTGGCGAGTACCAGCCAGGCGCCGGTATCCTCACCCTCATGCACGTCGAGCCACGCCCGCCACGCCGCGGCGTCGGCGACGACCAGCTCGTCGACGGGCTCGGTCACGAATCGGAGGAGTCGATGGTCACGTACCAGGCGACGCCGAACTTGTCGGTGAGCATGCCGAACTTTCCGCCGCCCCAGGGTGCGGCCGCCAGCGGCATGCTCACGGTGCCGCCGTCGGCAAGGGCGTTCCACTGGCCGGTCAGGGTCTGCTCGTCAGTGCCTTCGAGCGACAGCGCGACTCCCGCGGGCGGGCTGTACGGCACACCGGCGGGGGTGTCGGCGCCCATCAGCTGGATGCCGTCTTCGGTGTGCAGGTATGCATGCATCACGAGGTCCTCGTCGGAGGCCTCGTGCGGCATATCGGGGAAGTCTTTGAACGTGGCGATGTCGAGCGAACCGCCGAGCACGGACTGGTAGAACGTCATCGCCTCGCGCGCGTTCTTCTGGAACGAGAGGTAGGGGTTGAGTGTTGTCATCCCGTGAGTCTCGCGCTGACCTCCGACATCGGCAAGGGGGTCAACGGTCGCGGTGGTCTTCCGGGTGCAGCCGCGGGCCGCGGCGCGGTTCGCGCGCGGGACTGAGCCGAATCAGCCGGATGACCCGCTGCCGGTGCCCCGGCCACGCGGAGAGCAGCCGCAGCATCCCGTCGTCGTCGGTGCGCGCGCCGGTCAGGGCGAAACCGACCTCGTGAGCAAGGTGGTAGTCGCCCACGCTGACCGCGTCGGGGTCGCCCAGGGCGCGGGCGCGGGTCTCTGCCGCCGTCCACGCGCCGATCCCGCGGACGCCCGTCAGGGCGGCATCCCGTCCTTCGCCATCGGCTGCGGCGGTCACCGCGTGCACGAGCGACGGACCGCGCCGGGCGGCCTCGATGACCGCGCGCGCCTGCGGCGGTTCGACCCCCGCGCGATGCCAGGTCCACGAAGGGATGCCGCGCCAGCCGTCGATCGTCGGTGGCGCGAACATCGGAACAGGCGTGGGGCCCGGCGCGCGTTCGCCGCACCACGTGACCAGGCGCCGCCACGCGCCGAAGGCCTGGATGCCGGTGACCTTCTGCTCGAGGATCGCCCCCGCCAGCGCGTCGAAGACTCCGTCGGTGCGACTCAAGCGCAGTCCGGGGTGGCGGCGATGGGTCTGGGCGACGAGAGGATGCCGCGAGGCGTCGAAGCCCTCGAGCTCGTCGTCTGCGCCGCACAGGGCAGGTACCTGTGCGAGGGCCTGTTCGCGTCCGGGGCCCCACGCGGCCGCGCGGATCACACTGGGGGAGATTTCACGCAACGCGAGCGTCGCGATGCCGGCAGGGGTGCGGCTTGCGCGCCAGATCACGCTCGCCGCGACGCTGAAGGTCGGGTCGTGCGCGCCGCGCTGCTGAATGCTGACCGTGCGCATGAGATCGAGTGGATGCCGTGGCCGATACTCGGTCTCCAGCGGCCGCTCGCGCGCAGGCCGCGGGTCGCGGCGCGCGCTCGTCAGGGCCGCGGGATGCATGACCCCACCCTAAGCGGTGGCCTCCGACATCCTGCTCTCGTGAAGGTGTCGTCGGGGAGTCGACATCACTTTTCCCTGTCCACATCAAACCGGCGGCAGATTGATGTGGACAGGGAAATTCCATATGGAATTTCCCAGGTGGGAGCGACGGAGGGCGGGGGGTCAGAAGCGGTCGGGCGACGGGGTGCCGTGGCCGTAGCGGATCACGACATCGGCGTGCCGATCGAAGCGGTAGCCGACGCCGCGCACCGTGCGCACGATGTCTTCGTAGCGGCCGAGCTTGGCGCGCAGCCGACGCACGTGCACGTCGATCGTGCGCTCGCCCGGAGCGTCTTTGTCAGTCGAGCCCTGCCACAGCGACGACACCAGCTCGCCGCGCTCGATCGTGCGGCCCTCGCGCAGCACGAGGTACTGCAGCAGCTCGAATTCCTTGAACGTGAGGGCGGCCGACTCGCCGTCGATGACCACGCGCTTGCGCGAGATGTCGACGGTCACGCGGCTGCCGGTGGCCTCCTCATCCGCATCGGGCTCGGTCTTCGTACGCGCAATGGCACTCGGCTCCTGCAGCGCACGGCGCACCACGTCGACGTCGCGGCCGCCGGCGCCGACCGGGGCCAGTGCCACGGTCGCATACGTCTCGGCGCCGGGCGCGACATCGGCGAGCGTGCGCCGCAGGGCATCGACGATGGCGCCGAGCGAGATGCCGGATGCCGCGGCCTTGGCCTCGTCGAAGCCGACATAGAGCGCGAAGCCGCGGGGGGTGGTGCCGGCGGGCAGGTTGCTCGCCGGGGCAGCCGGCGCCGAAACCTCGGCGGGCCGGTCGGTGACCAGCCGCAGCGTCGGGCGGGCGGTCGTGCTGGTGGCGGTGGTGGGACGCTCGAGAAGGGCGGTGTTCGACATGGGATGAAGTCCTTGACTGCGGGGACCCGGTGGTCGGTGATTCGACCCGAACCGGGTACGGGTGTGTTGCGATCGCGGCCCGAAGCGGGGCCGGGTGCGAGGCATCCTTGCGCGGTGTGCGGCGAGGTGCTCGGGGGCTTCCAGCGCGATGACCTTCGAGGTGGAGAAGGCAGCGTGCGCGAGCCCGGCGGGGGTTACCGACTCAGCGGCACATTCGACAACACATGGCAACGCGACACGGCATCATGATGCCGTTTGTTCCGTTCGCCTCCCGGGCGGACAGATATCGCACGTTGCTCGTCATGTGCCCGATTATGACGGAATTCGTCCCCGTGCGTCAAATCGCACGGATGCCACGTGCGAACCGTGACGAAATGTGACAGATTGCTCAGTTCGGCGCGCTGCGACCCGGTGTCGAGGTGGGTGAGACGGCGTCCTGCCGCTGTTCGGATGGCAGACTATCCCCTCGTGAAGGTGCGCATCGTCGGGACATCGGGGTCGGGAAAGTCCCGGCTCGCGGAGCGCGTTGCGGCCGAAGCCAGCCTTCCCCGGCTCGAGCTGGACGCCGTCTTCTGGGATGTCGACTGGACCTTGCGCGACCTCGGTCAGGCCCGCTCTCTGATCGCCGACTTCGTCGTCGCGCACCCCGACGGCTGGGTGATGGACGGCAATTGGACCTCGCGTATGGGCGATGTGCTCGATCCACCGCACGCACCCGACGTGACGGTATGGATCGACCACTCCCGGCTGCGCACGCTCGGCCGGGTCGTGCGGCGCACCCTGCGGCGCGCGATCTTTCGCGAGGAACTCTGGCACGGCAACCGCGAGCGCCCGACGTCGTGGCTTCGCCGGGATCCCGACGAGAACATCATCCTGTGGTCATGGACGCAGCATCCGGTCGGCCGCGCCCAGCTTGCACAGCGCATCGCCGACGGCGAGGCGATCGTGCGGCTGCGCGGGCAGCACGCGGTGGATGCCTGGGTTCGGGCGCTGCGCGACGCCGACGGGTCCGGGCGGGGTTAGCCTTGCGGCGTGAGTGATTTCCGTTTCGCGAACGAACCCGACGCGTCGCGTTACACCTTGCACCGCGGTGACGATCTGGTCAGTGTGCTGGACTATCGCGACGACGGTCGCAGCGTCGCCCTGACCCGGGCCTATACGGTTCCGCCCTTCCGAGGCAACGGCTATGCCGGCGAACTCGTCGACCGTGCGGTGGCCACTCTCGAGCACAGTGGTGAACGCACGGTGGTTCCGGTGTGCTGGTATGTCGCCGATTGGTTCGCCGCGCATCCGGAGCGGTGCGGCATCCTCTCTCATCCCGCGCAGTCCGTCTGCTGACGCGTCGGCGCCCTCACCCCTGGAACGCGTCGGGGCGCTCAGCGTTCTGATGCGAACGAGACGATGCGTGCGGCGGCGGCCTGCGGATCGCGGATCATGGTCTCGTGGCCATGCCCGGGGATCTCTTCGTACCACGCCCCCGGGATCGCCCCCGCCACCCTGCGGCACCACGGCACCGGGCATACCCGGTCTTCTGCGCCGCGCAGCACGAGCGTAGGCACCGTCACGTGCGGCAGACGGTCTTCGGGCCGGTGCACGAGCATCGCGCGCATCTTGCGCGCCAGGTGCGGTCCGGCACGCAGGTACTCGCGCGCGCCGCGCAGCACGACCAGTGGGCTCTCCACAGCCAGGTCCTGCACGAGCCGCAGCAGCTGCCGCCGCGCCGTGCGCTCGGCGACGTTCACGGTCGGCGCGACGAGCACGAGTCTGTCGACGAGACCGGGGTGGCGCACGGCCAGTTCCAGGGCCACCTGCGTGCCCATCGAGTGGCCGATGACCACCACGGGTGGCAGCATCCGCCATCGCACGAAAGCTGCGACGAGGTCGGCGGTGCGCTCCATCGTCAGGGTGCGCATCGGCTCGGGGGCTTCGCCGTAGCCGGGTTGATCGATCGCTATCACGCGCCCGTGCGCCGAGAGAAGCTCGACCAGCCCGCGGAAGACGCTGCGACCCATGCCGACGCCGTGGATCAGCAGGAAGACGCGCTCGCCTTCGCCTTGCTCTTCGGCCACGAGGGTGGCGCCCGCGTGGGTGAACCGCGTCGGGGCGGGGTCGCGGGGCGCGCCCGCGGTGGCGCTGCCGTCGAGTTCATCCGCCATGCTCCGAGGCTATCTCGCAGGGGCGGGTTCGCCCGGTCAAGCCCCTTCCCCGGCGGCCCCGGTGAGGGCAGCACCGGTGGGGCCGACACGGTGAGGGCGGCCCCGGTCAGGCGGGGCACCCCACACATGGCGCTGTCGGCTGCGGCATGCGCACCGCGCGCGGCTCGCGTCGCACGACCTGCTCGATGGGCGCCGGCGCCAGCGCCGAGCGCTCGAGGGCGACGCGGCGCCGCTCGATCCGGCGCGTGATCTGTTCAGTTTCGGACCGAGACAACACTTCGGCCATATACGCCTCGTACATCGTCTGTTCCTTCTTTCCCTGTCCAATCTCAAGGTAGAAGGGGGCTCCGACATTCCCGCGGCGGCCGCTTCATTCGGGTGCGGGTGACTGCCTTTCGAGCACGTCGACGCGATCGCCGAGCGTGATCGTGCCGGAATGCTCGGGGACCAGACGGATGGCGAACCAGGTCTTGCCCGCGCGTTTGCGGTGCCGCGCGAGGGTGCGCAGCGGCTCCTTGCCATGCGCGAGGGTGTCGGGGTCGATGGTGGTCAGCACGCACCGGTCGCACTGCTCGGTGAACCGGTAGGTCACCGAACCGATGCGAACCCGCGCCCAGCGATCCTCGTCGAAGGCCTCCAGCTTTCCGTCTGCGTCGTCCACGACAACGTTCGGACGAAAGCGGCCGACCGGGATCGCGGCATCGGGGTCGGTCTCGGCGATCCACTCGTTCAGGCGCGCCACCGACGCGGTGCTGGCCAGCAGCAGCGGGCCGGTGTCGGCGAGGCTGACATGGTCGCCGTCTCGCCCGCCGTGCTCGGGAGCCACCGAGCGTGCGCGCGGGTCGTCCTGCCAGATCAGACGCACCGGCTCGCCCAGCACCCGCGAGCACCAGGCGGCGGCATCGTCGCCGCCGTACCGGGCTTCGGGCATGCGCGAGACACCCACCGGCACCACGGCGCCGCCCACCGGGAACGGCACGTGCAGGTCGGGCATATCGGGTGCGCTCAGGTGCAGACCGGTCGCGGTCGGGGCGGCGCTGATGCGCAGCATCCGGTCGCGCGTGCGCGCCGTGATGACGGCGCCGGCGTGGTCGACGACAGCCCAGCGCCGGTCGTGTTCGAGCCCGTGCGGATGCACGGTGGCCGTGGAAACGGGGAGGGCGCGGGTGGATTTGACGGGATAGACAGCCAGCGAAGCGACGTGCACGTCGGCAAATCTAACAAGCCGGGCCCGGCCCGCCGTGCCGGCGATGTCGGATGCCGCACGTACCGTGGAGTCATGCGGATCCTGCACACCTCCGACTGGCACATCGGGCGCACTTTTCACGGCAGCTCGACGCTGACGGCGCTGCGCGGCGTGCTCGACGCGCTTGTCGCCGAGGTGCGCACGCGCGCGGTCGATGTGGTTCTCGTCGCCGGCGACGTGTTCGACTCGGCGACGCCGGCCGCCGACTGCTACACGCTGTTGACCGACACGCTGGCGGCGCTGCGCGACACGGGCGCGCGCGTGGTGGTCACCAGCGGCAATCATGACTCGGCCGCGCGTCTCGGCTTTCAGGCGAAGCTGCTGCGCAACGGCATCCATGTGCTGACCGATCCGGCGGCGATAGCGACGCCGATCACGATCGCCGATGAGCACGGACCAGTGCATTTCTATGGCATCCCGTACCTCGAACCTGTGCTGGTGCGGCGGCTGTGGCCCGGCGTGCGCACGCAGGCGCAGGCACTGACCCGCGCGATGGATCTGGTGCGCACGGATGCTGCGGTGCGCGGTGGCCGCTTCGTCGCGGCCGCGCACTGCTTCGCCGCCGGAGTCGAGGCGACACCGCACCTGGAACGCGATATTCAGCAGGGCGGTCTCGACGTGGTGCCGCGGGCGGCGTTCGACGGACCCGACTATGTGGCGCTCGGGCACATCCACGGGCGCAGCGTGCTCTCCGAGCGGGTGCGGTACGCGGGGGCGCCGCTGCACTACAGCTTCGGCGAGCGTGACAAGCCGCGCGGTGCGTGGCTGGTGGAGATGGATGCCGAAGGCCTGGCCGAGGTGCAGTGGATAGATCTTCCGGTACCGCGCCGACTTGTGCAGCTCACCGGAAGCCTCGACGAGCTTCTCACCGACCCGCGCTTCATACCCGACGAAGACGCGTGGGTCAGTGCGCGCTACACCGACACCGTGGCACAGTCCGATCCGATGCGACGGCTGCAGCAGCGCTTCGTGCATTGCGCCGAGGTGCGACACACTCCGGCGGTGCGCGCGGCAGCCGACACCCGCACGTTCACCGCGCGGGTCGAGGCCGCCGGCGCCGACGACGCACGGTTGATCGACGCGTTCCTCGCGCATGTGCGCAACGGTCAGGGGGCCTCCGACGACGAATCCGATCTCGTGCGTGAGGTCATCGGCGAGCGGGTGGGGGCGGAGGCCGCGGTATGAAGTTGCATCGTCTCGAGCTCGAGGGATTCGGGCCGTTCCTACAGCGTCAGGTCATCGACTTCGACGCTTTCGACGACGACGGCATCTTCCTGATCGCCGGGCGCACCGGCGCCGGCAAGTCGAGCATTCTCGACGGGGTGGGCTTCGCGCTGTATGGCGGTGTACCCCGCTACGACGGCGGAGCCAAACGGCTGCGCAGCGACCACTGCCGACCCGAAGACCGCAGCGAGGTGCGACTCGAGTTCACCGTCGGCGACCGGCGCTGGCGGGTCACGCGCTCACCCGAATACGAGCGGCCGAAGCGCAACGGCACTGGGCTGACGACCGAAGAGCACCGGGCAGTGGTCGAAGAGCTCGTCGACGGCGAATGGGTGGGCCGGGCGGCGAAGCCGCGCGAGGCGGGCGAACTGCTCGGCGAGATCCTCGGGCTGAACCGTGAGCAATTCCAGCAGGTGATTCTGCTGGCCCAGAACCGGTTCGCGCAGTTCCTCCTGGCATCGGGCGGCGACCGTCAGGCACTGCTGCGCACCTTGTTCGGCAGCCGCACGTATCAAGAGTATGAGCGCCTACTCGACGAGCGACGCAAAGACGCCGAAGATGCCCTGGCCGACCGGCGGCGCGTCATCGAACTCGCGCTCGATGACGCCGAGAACACCGTCGCGGCACACGAACTGGCCGGCGAAGGGGCACCGGGCAACGCCCTCCCCGACCGACTTGGCGCGCTGGATCGTGCTATCGAACGAGGCCGCTATCGGGTCGAGGTGTTGACCGAGGCTCAGACCGCCGCGATCGCCGCCCGCGACGAGGCCTTCGCCGCGCACGAGAAGGTGAAGTCCCTGCACGAGTGGGCGCGGGCGCGGGATGCCGCGCGCGAGGCACTCGCGAAGCGTCAGGCGCGCACGACCGAGATCGATGCCGACCGCCGAGCTCTGCACGATGCGCGCGGCGCCGAGGGACTGCGCGCCCCGCTCGAACATGCCGCTCATGCCGAGGCGGCCGCGCAGCAGGCGCGCCGTGCCGAGACGGCGGCCCGCGCCGCGTGGGACGAGGCGGGCGGGCAGCAGGACGCCGATGCCCAGACGCTGGCCGCACTCATCGACGATCTCACCGGCCGGCTGGCGCTCTGGCAGAGCGCCGCGGCGCAGGAGGCGGAGCTTCCATCGCTGCGCGAGAAGCATGCCGCCGCCGAGCAGAGGGTGGCGGCGGCACAGACACGGATCGCAGAGTTGGAGAGGCAGCGCGCGGCGCTTCCGGCGCGGCGTGCTGAACTCGACGAGGCGCTGCGCACACACGTCGCCGTGGCGGCGACGGCCGATGACGCGCGGCGGGTCGTGGAACAGGCGCGCGCACGTCGCGACGCCGCCGAAGAGGCCCGCACGCGCGCCGAGACCCTCCACGAGGCAGACAAGACCAAGCTCGCCCGGCAGGAGGAGGCCACGGCCGCCGCCGCTGCAGCCGATGCGCTGCTGCGCCGTCGCATCGAGCAAAGGGCGGGCGAACTGGCCTCCGCACTCGAGGCTGGCCGGCCGTGCCCGGTGTGCGGTTCGGTCGAGCACCCGCACCCGGCACCGCGTGCCGACGAGCCCGTCGGCGACGACGAGCTCGAGGCGGCAGACAACGCCCGGGATGCCGCACAGCAGCGTGCGCACGAGGCCGGAGAGACGGCGGCCACCGCGCTCGCCGCGTACGCGGATGCCGCTGCCCGGTCGGGAGGACTCGATCCCGACGGCGCGCGGCGCGCGTTCGATCAGGCCGTGGATCGGCTCACGGCGGCCGAGACGGCGGCGAGAGAGCGGGATCGCCTGCGGGCTGAACGCGATGGGCTTGATGAGGAAGACGCGCGCATCGCGGCCGACATCGACCGGTCGCGAGCCGGTGTCACCGAAGCGCAGGATGAGCTGACCACGCTGGGCGAGCGGTTGACATCGGCGCAGGCCGTCGTCGCCGCTGCCCGCGACGACTTCGCATCCGTGGCCGCGCGGATCGACGACGGAGCGCGACGGCGAGCGGCCGCCGTCGCGCTGCGCGCCGCGATCGAGACATCCCGGACAGCGACCGAGTCCGCACGCGCCGCCGGTGACGACCGCGACCGTCGCGTGGCGGCATCCGACTTCGTCGACGCCGCCGCGGCGCGCGCTGCTCTGCGTGACGACGCCGAGCGCTCG is drawn from Microbacterium protaetiae and contains these coding sequences:
- a CDS encoding exonuclease SbcCD subunit D, whose protein sequence is MRILHTSDWHIGRTFHGSSTLTALRGVLDALVAEVRTRAVDVVLVAGDVFDSATPAADCYTLLTDTLAALRDTGARVVVTSGNHDSAARLGFQAKLLRNGIHVLTDPAAIATPITIADEHGPVHFYGIPYLEPVLVRRLWPGVRTQAQALTRAMDLVRTDAAVRGGRFVAAAHCFAAGVEATPHLERDIQQGGLDVVPRAAFDGPDYVALGHIHGRSVLSERVRYAGAPLHYSFGERDKPRGAWLVEMDAEGLAEVQWIDLPVPRRLVQLTGSLDELLTDPRFIPDEDAWVSARYTDTVAQSDPMRRLQQRFVHCAEVRHTPAVRAAADTRTFTARVEAAGADDARLIDAFLAHVRNGQGASDDESDLVREVIGERVGAEAAV
- a CDS encoding AAA family ATPase, coding for MKLHRLELEGFGPFLQRQVIDFDAFDDDGIFLIAGRTGAGKSSILDGVGFALYGGVPRYDGGAKRLRSDHCRPEDRSEVRLEFTVGDRRWRVTRSPEYERPKRNGTGLTTEEHRAVVEELVDGEWVGRAAKPREAGELLGEILGLNREQFQQVILLAQNRFAQFLLASGGDRQALLRTLFGSRTYQEYERLLDERRKDAEDALADRRRVIELALDDAENTVAAHELAGEGAPGNALPDRLGALDRAIERGRYRVEVLTEAQTAAIAARDEAFAAHEKVKSLHEWARARDAAREALAKRQARTTEIDADRRALHDARGAEGLRAPLEHAAHAEAAAQQARRAETAARAAWDEAGGQQDADAQTLAALIDDLTGRLALWQSAAAQEAELPSLREKHAAAEQRVAAAQTRIAELERQRAALPARRAELDEALRTHVAVAATADDARRVVEQARARRDAAEEARTRAETLHEADKTKLARQEEATAAAAAADALLRRRIEQRAGELASALEAGRPCPVCGSVEHPHPAPRADEPVGDDELEAADNARDAAQQRAHEAGETAATALAAYADAAARSGGLDPDGARRAFDQAVDRLTAAETAARERDRLRAERDGLDEEDARIAADIDRSRAGVTEAQDELTTLGERLTSAQAVVAAARDDFASVAARIDDGARRRAAAVALRAAIETSRTATESARAAGDDRDRRVAASDFVDAAAARAALRDDAERSRLDEKVRAHDTALAELKGQLVQLELQLAGADDPLPDLEASAAALADAREAAAAAAGAATAVVQAVESLERASERAHDAHAQIGELDAHRRLVAGIADAVAGRNERKMDLETFVLAAELEQIVAAANVRLDAMSAGRYRLAHTDALAARNAASGLGLEVVDAYTGRARPAQSLSGGETFLASLALALGLAQVVTDRAGGIRLDTLFIDEGFGSLDPETLELAMRTLDELREGGRTVGVISHVEAMKEQIPAQLVVEATAHGPSAVRQSALDPV